One Homo sapiens chromosome 3, GRCh38.p14 Primary Assembly genomic window carries:
- the H1-8 gene encoding histone H1.8 isoform 2 (isoform 2 is encoded by transcript variant 2), producing the protein MAPATAPRRAGEAKGKGPKKPSEAKEDPPNVGKVKKAAKRPAKVQKPPPKPGAATEKARKQGGAAKDTRAQSGEARKVPPKPDKAMRAPSSAGGLSRKAKAKGSRSSQGDAEAYRKTKAESKSSKPTASKVKNGAASPTKKKVVAKAKAPKAGQGPNTKAAAPAKGSGSKVVPAHLSRKTEAPKGPRKAGLPIKASSSKVSSQRAEA; encoded by the exons ATGGCCCCCGCGACGGCTCCCAGGAGAGCGGGTGAGGCCAAGGGGAAGGGCCCCAAGAAACCAAGTGAGGCCAAGGAGGACCCTCCCAACGTGGGCAAGGTGAAAAAGGCAGCCAAGAGGCCAGCAAAGGTGCAGAAGCCTCCTCCCAAGCCAGGCGCAGCCACAGAGAAGGCTCGCAAGCAAGGCGGCGCGGCCAAGGACACCAGGGCACAGTCGGGAGAGGCTAGGAAGGTGCCCCCCAAGCCAGACAAGGCCATGCGGGCACCTTCCAGTGCTGGTGGGCTCAGCAGGAAGGCAAAGGCCAAAGGCAGCAGGAGCAGCCAAG GAGATGCTGAGGCCTACAGGAAAACCAAAGCTGAGAGTAAGAGTTCAAAACCCACGGCCAGCAAG GTCAAGAATGGTGCTGCTTCCCCGACCAAAAAGAAGGTGGTGGCCAAGGCCAAGGCCCCTAAAGCTGGGCAGGGGCCAAACACCAAGGCTGCTGCTCCTGCTAAGGGCAGTGGGTCCAAGGTGGTACCTGCACATTTGTCCAGGAAGACAGAGGCCCCCAAGGGCCCTAGAAAGGCTGGGCTGCCCATCAAGGCCTCATCATCCAAAGTGTCCAGCCAGAGGGCTGAAGCTTAG